From one Sulfurimonas sp. HSL-3221 genomic stretch:
- a CDS encoding glycosyltransferase family 2 protein, producing MITVVIPTRNRAYTLQKVAWSYYGQQGVNEIIFVDDCSEDDTGDVVKSLAQAYQHVTTKYLRHETRRGASAGRITGYENASNNYVLFGEDDAFLAADYTEKLMQKFDEHPGAGIVSGRIIYMLPGETAQEAGRRFGIGTAMKPYLDQHTFMFNHHARLEGDFAVPFTHALFLTTKALLESYGYDPFYARGNGFREETDFQINAFVHGTQIIVTNDTHCFHLHGSDVPSGGQRANRFRQFYWKVYYTSYMYDKYYELLRPRLALSHSKNSAKLLFAWAQFYILFLRPLGRRSRHLWQKVFG from the coding sequence ATGATTACTGTTGTTATCCCCACCAGGAACCGTGCCTATACACTTCAGAAGGTGGCCTGGAGCTATTACGGGCAGCAGGGTGTGAATGAGATCATTTTTGTAGATGACTGCAGCGAGGATGATACCGGTGACGTCGTCAAATCCCTTGCGCAGGCCTACCAGCATGTCACAACGAAATACCTGCGCCACGAAACGCGACGGGGGGCGTCGGCAGGACGCATCACAGGCTACGAAAACGCGTCAAACAACTATGTGCTTTTCGGGGAGGATGATGCTTTTCTGGCAGCCGACTACACCGAAAAACTGATGCAGAAGTTCGATGAGCATCCCGGAGCCGGCATTGTATCCGGACGGATTATCTACATGCTTCCGGGGGAAACCGCACAGGAGGCGGGCCGGCGCTTCGGTATCGGGACTGCAATGAAACCATACCTAGATCAGCACACCTTTATGTTCAATCACCATGCACGGCTCGAAGGGGACTTCGCCGTCCCTTTTACCCATGCACTCTTTCTGACGACAAAAGCACTGCTTGAATCTTATGGCTACGACCCGTTTTATGCCCGTGGCAACGGGTTCCGGGAAGAGACGGATTTTCAGATCAATGCTTTTGTGCATGGGACGCAGATCATCGTGACGAACGATACACACTGTTTCCATCTGCACGGCAGTGATGTCCCCTCCGGGGGTCAGCGCGCGAACCGGTTCCGCCAGTTTTACTGGAAGGTCTACTATACGTCGTACATGTATGACAAGTACTATGAATTGTTGCGCCCGCGTCTCGCACTGAGTCACTCCAAAAACAGTGCGAAGTTGCTTTTTGCGTGGGCACAGTTTTACATACTGTTTTTACGCCCACTGGGGAGACGATCCCGACACCTCTGGCAAAAAGTATTCGGATGA
- a CDS encoding MarR family EPS-associated transcriptional regulator, whose protein sequence is METKQEADLGVLRKIESVEDQKSLADELGYSVGKVNYIVKALIEKGYIKAERFACSDNKRGYKYLLTRKGIAEKLRLTKLFVEIKRREYEELMSELERLG, encoded by the coding sequence TTGGAAACAAAGCAGGAAGCGGATCTTGGCGTGCTTCGCAAGATCGAGTCGGTCGAAGATCAGAAGTCGCTGGCGGACGAACTCGGCTACAGTGTCGGCAAAGTCAACTATATTGTCAAAGCGCTCATCGAAAAAGGGTATATCAAAGCCGAACGATTCGCGTGCAGTGACAATAAACGGGGCTACAAGTATCTGTTGACACGAAAGGGTATTGCGGAAAAGCTCAGGCTGACAAAGCTGTTTGTCGAGATTAAACGCAGGGAGTATGAAGAGCTGATGTCCGAACTGGAGAGGCTGGGATGA
- the asnB gene encoding asparagine synthase (glutamine-hydrolyzing): MCAVFGILGDYAPATARRALAALAHRGPDYCGIVEEERFFFAQHRLSIRDLHERSHQPLREGNVLLSFNGEIYNYREIAETLQLRAATEAETVLAAYLHWGIDCVHRFRGMFALAIYDDGTLYLLRDRLGKKPLFFAKQKERFVFASEIKGILPFLPSVRMNDDAMMGFLSFQAPTAPHTFFEGIEKIAPGELITVANGSVSRRSYYCLLEHADPVEDSSARQRIEAHMEESIAMRLDADVPVAALLSGGIDSAAVNAFAKKLGRPLQTFSLGYAERWNYDESGSAAETARILGLKNTKITIGQNDFIDAIDPVMDALDEPLNDPAAIPLYLLFGAIKKEGYRVVLSGEGGDELFLGYRQYFDYLDIEQLASLQRKAWLKKFFHGHFSINREWEWYKRAFDETLLFRGAGEKFTDLQKNALMRRNVRDEEGLRFVQPERDRFDASRWTHPAHWYSYLDLRQLQAEYYLAKLDRVSMAHGIESRTPMLDHRLAETVFGTSAELKIGNGRPKALLKQIMRPYLGDTILERKKKGFASPYMEYLHASGKIDLITEVNDQTGVFKKEVLERYIDAAVHRGRFKQQVWSLFVLSHWMKRHLL; encoded by the coding sequence ATGTGTGCCGTCTTCGGGATTCTCGGCGACTATGCTCCCGCAACGGCCCGCAGGGCTCTCGCTGCTCTGGCACACCGCGGACCGGACTACTGCGGGATCGTCGAGGAAGAAAGGTTCTTCTTTGCCCAGCACCGCCTGAGCATCCGCGACCTGCATGAACGCTCCCACCAGCCGCTGCGGGAGGGGAACGTTCTGCTCAGTTTCAACGGGGAGATCTACAACTACCGTGAAATCGCAGAGACGCTGCAGCTCCGGGCGGCCACGGAAGCCGAAACCGTTCTGGCGGCCTACCTGCACTGGGGGATCGACTGCGTGCACCGCTTCCGCGGCATGTTCGCCCTGGCGATCTACGACGACGGGACCCTCTACCTGCTCCGCGACCGCCTGGGGAAAAAGCCGCTCTTTTTTGCCAAACAGAAAGAGCGATTCGTGTTTGCCTCGGAGATCAAGGGGATCCTCCCGTTCCTGCCCAGCGTCAGAATGAACGACGATGCGATGATGGGTTTTCTCTCCTTCCAGGCGCCTACAGCGCCGCACACCTTCTTCGAAGGCATCGAAAAAATCGCCCCCGGCGAGCTCATAACGGTTGCTAACGGCAGCGTTAGCCGGCGTTCGTATTACTGTTTGCTCGAACATGCCGACCCGGTGGAAGACAGCAGTGCCCGGCAGCGCATCGAGGCACATATGGAAGAGAGCATCGCGATGCGCCTCGATGCCGACGTCCCCGTCGCCGCCCTGCTCAGCGGCGGGATCGACAGTGCCGCCGTCAACGCCTTTGCCAAGAAACTCGGCCGTCCCCTGCAGACCTTCAGCCTGGGCTACGCGGAGCGCTGGAACTACGACGAGAGCGGGAGTGCCGCCGAAACGGCACGCATCCTGGGGCTCAAGAACACGAAGATCACCATCGGCCAGAACGACTTCATCGATGCCATCGACCCGGTGATGGACGCCCTCGACGAGCCCCTGAACGACCCGGCCGCCATCCCGCTCTACCTCCTATTTGGCGCCATCAAAAAAGAGGGCTACCGCGTCGTACTCAGCGGCGAAGGGGGTGATGAACTCTTTCTGGGCTACCGGCAGTATTTCGACTACCTCGATATCGAGCAGCTGGCCTCTCTGCAGCGCAAGGCGTGGCTAAAGAAGTTTTTCCACGGCCACTTTTCCATCAACCGCGAGTGGGAGTGGTACAAGCGCGCCTTTGACGAGACCCTGCTCTTCCGGGGGGCCGGTGAAAAATTCACGGACCTTCAGAAAAACGCCCTGATGCGCCGGAACGTCCGCGACGAGGAGGGGCTGCGTTTTGTACAGCCCGAACGTGACCGTTTCGATGCCAGCCGCTGGACACACCCCGCCCACTGGTACAGCTACCTTGACCTTCGGCAGCTCCAGGCCGAGTACTACCTTGCCAAGCTCGACCGCGTCTCCATGGCCCACGGCATCGAATCCCGTACCCCGATGCTCGACCACCGCCTGGCGGAGACAGTCTTCGGCACGTCGGCGGAACTCAAGATCGGAAACGGGCGGCCAAAGGCGCTGCTCAAACAGATCATGCGCCCGTACCTTGGCGATACAATACTGGAACGAAAAAAGAAAGGGTTCGCCTCGCCCTATATGGAGTACCTGCACGCCTCAGGGAAGATCGACCTCATCACCGAGGTCAACGACCAGACGGGAGTGTTCAAAAAAGAGGTGCTGGAGCGCTACATCGATGCCGCAGTGCACCGCGGCCGCTTCAAACAGCAGGTCTGGAGCCTCTTCGTGCTCTCACACTGGATGAAAAGACACCTGCTCTGA
- a CDS encoding CBS domain-containing protein → MKLITVRDIMTPADEIAMISPYASVRELINLMDTRSVRSVIVERTSENDAYGIVTYSNILEAIYSNDGDMDLLNVYDVASKPMVQIVPDLDIRYAAQLMINQKIKHLSVTWEGRLTGVISMTDIARVLMEEARNDM, encoded by the coding sequence ATGAAACTGATTACAGTGAGGGATATCATGACGCCGGCGGACGAGATTGCGATGATCTCCCCTTATGCGTCGGTGCGCGAACTGATCAACCTGATGGACACGCGGAGCGTACGCTCGGTCATCGTCGAGCGCACCAGCGAAAACGACGCCTACGGAATCGTCACCTACTCCAACATCCTCGAGGCGATTTACAGTAACGACGGGGATATGGACCTGCTCAACGTCTACGACGTCGCCAGCAAGCCGATGGTACAGATCGTGCCGGACCTCGATATCCGGTATGCGGCGCAGTTGATGATCAACCAGAAGATCAAGCATCTCTCCGTGACATGGGAAGGGCGCTTGACAGGGGTGATCAGCATGACGGATATCGCCCGGGTCCTGATGGAGGAAGCGCGAAACGATATGTAG
- a CDS encoding transcriptional regulator, whose translation MRFALLVAIVEQSLEEEAIDIAKANGAGGVTSLTGKGTGLNEKKTFFGLTYERAESVLLFVLEKRTSVKVMKALKNELHLETENKGIVMSLPIEHLAGIASNQIEAFANRLKEEKEV comes from the coding sequence ATGAGGTTTGCATTATTGGTAGCGATCGTGGAACAGTCGCTGGAAGAGGAGGCGATCGATATCGCCAAGGCCAACGGTGCCGGCGGGGTGACGAGTCTCACCGGGAAGGGTACGGGCCTGAATGAAAAGAAGACGTTTTTCGGCCTGACGTATGAGCGTGCCGAGAGTGTGCTGCTCTTCGTTCTTGAGAAACGGACCTCCGTCAAAGTGATGAAGGCGCTCAAGAATGAACTGCATCTTGAAACGGAGAACAAAGGGATCGTCATGTCGCTGCCCATCGAACATCTCGCGGGGATCGCCAGCAACCAGATTGAAGCCTTTGCCAACAGACTCAAAGAGGAGAAAGAGGTATGA
- a CDS encoding DUF1538 domain-containing protein — MLRGSFGDLAPIIAVIAFFQIFILQQMPDNLLSVATGLFIVAVGLALFIQGLEVGIFPVGENLAQEFARKGSAFWLLLFAFLIGFSTTIAEPALIAIADKAAVISNGKIDALVLRLTVAFSVGFAIALGTFRILTGHPIHFYIITGYIIVVMLTFFVPPEIVGLAYDSGGVTTSTVTVPLVAALGVGLASSIRGRNPVIDGFGLIAFASLTPMIFVQVYGIVVYASGNGEAIAAVAQSVSEHVEHSRTIGQQALALLLELFDVIKDVMPILAVIFFFQYAIIKKQVPYLRRIVFGIVLVILGLYAFIVGLEMGLFPIGETMALQLTEQDNRLLIYLFAFLIGFSTTMAEPALLAIAIKVEEISAGKIRQMVLRIAVATGVAVGIALGAYRIVAGDPIHYYIIAGYIVVIILTYFAPRYIIPIAYDSGGVTTSTVTVPLVAALGLGLATNIEGRSPLIDGFGLIAFASLFPMITVMAYGVITELSAGRTKTQHKEEFE; from the coding sequence ATGCTCAGAGGCTCCTTCGGCGACCTTGCCCCCATCATCGCCGTCATCGCCTTTTTCCAGATCTTTATCCTGCAGCAAATGCCCGACAATCTTCTCTCCGTCGCGACGGGGCTTTTCATCGTCGCCGTGGGGCTTGCGCTTTTTATTCAGGGGCTCGAAGTCGGTATCTTCCCCGTCGGCGAGAACCTCGCGCAGGAGTTTGCACGGAAGGGTTCGGCATTCTGGCTGCTGCTCTTCGCCTTTCTGATCGGTTTTTCGACGACCATTGCCGAACCGGCGTTGATTGCCATCGCGGATAAGGCCGCCGTTATCAGTAACGGCAAGATCGACGCCCTGGTACTGCGGCTGACCGTCGCCTTTTCGGTCGGCTTCGCCATCGCCCTGGGCACCTTCCGCATCCTGACGGGCCATCCCATCCATTTCTATATCATCACCGGCTATATCATTGTCGTGATGCTGACCTTTTTTGTCCCGCCGGAGATCGTCGGTCTTGCCTACGACAGCGGCGGGGTGACGACCTCGACGGTGACGGTACCGCTCGTCGCGGCGCTCGGCGTCGGGCTTGCAAGCAGTATCCGCGGACGGAACCCGGTCATCGACGGTTTCGGGCTGATCGCGTTCGCCTCGCTGACACCGATGATCTTCGTTCAGGTCTACGGGATCGTCGTCTACGCCTCCGGCAACGGCGAGGCGATCGCCGCCGTGGCGCAGAGCGTGTCAGAGCACGTGGAACACAGCCGCACGATAGGTCAGCAGGCGCTGGCACTGCTGTTGGAGCTCTTCGATGTCATCAAGGATGTCATGCCGATCCTCGCCGTGATCTTTTTTTTCCAGTACGCCATCATCAAAAAACAGGTGCCCTACCTGCGCCGCATCGTTTTCGGTATCGTGCTTGTTATCCTCGGACTGTATGCTTTTATCGTGGGGCTGGAGATGGGGCTCTTTCCCATTGGGGAGACGATGGCGCTGCAGCTCACGGAGCAGGATAACCGGCTGCTGATCTACCTGTTCGCCTTTCTGATCGGCTTTTCGACGACCATGGCCGAACCGGCGCTGCTGGCGATCGCGATCAAGGTCGAGGAGATCTCCGCGGGGAAGATCCGGCAGATGGTGTTGCGGATCGCCGTCGCCACAGGGGTGGCCGTGGGTATTGCTCTGGGGGCGTACCGTATCGTGGCGGGGGACCCGATACACTATTACATTATCGCGGGCTACATCGTCGTCATCATCCTGACCTATTTCGCGCCGCGCTACATCATCCCGATCGCCTATGATAGCGGCGGGGTGACGACATCAACGGTCACCGTGCCGCTGGTCGCGGCGCTGGGCCTGGGCCTGGCGACGAACATCGAGGGGCGGAGCCCGCTCATTGACGGCTTCGGGCTGATCGCCTTTGCGTCGCTCTTCCCGATGATCACCGTCATGGCCTACGGGGTGATTACGGAACTCAGCGCCGGGCGCACAAAAACTCAACACAAGGAGGAGTTTGAATGA
- the arsC gene encoding arsenate reductase (glutaredoxin) (This arsenate reductase requires both glutathione and glutaredoxin to convert arsenate to arsenite, after which the efflux transporter formed by ArsA and ArsB can extrude the arsenite from the cell, providing resistance.), with the protein MSSKVTIWHNPRCGKSRDALKLLEGEGITPDIVRYLDDTPSEEELRSVLKMLGIGARDLMRTKEAVYKELGLKEVTDEAALIKAMTEHPKLIERPVVITDGKAVIGRPPEKVIDLVKG; encoded by the coding sequence ATGAGTTCGAAAGTGACCATCTGGCACAACCCCCGCTGCGGCAAATCCCGCGATGCGCTGAAACTGTTGGAGGGCGAAGGGATCACCCCGGACATCGTCCGATACCTTGATGACACCCCCAGCGAAGAGGAACTCCGCAGCGTCTTGAAAATGCTCGGCATCGGCGCCCGCGACCTGATGCGCACGAAAGAGGCCGTCTACAAGGAGCTTGGCCTCAAAGAGGTCACCGACGAAGCTGCCCTGATCAAGGCCATGACAGAGCATCCGAAGCTCATAGAACGCCCCGTCGTCATCACGGATGGCAAAGCCGTCATCGGCCGTCCGCCGGAAAAAGTCATTGATTTGGTTAAAGGGTAA
- a CDS encoding YdcH family protein, with product MLHEYREIITKMKEDGSANAHFLKIFERHNELDDLIEKGESGQIPMDDVEIEKLKKEKLLLKDEAYAEIIKYKKDNNL from the coding sequence ATGCTGCACGAATACCGTGAAATCATCACCAAGATGAAGGAAGACGGAAGCGCTAACGCGCATTTTCTGAAAATTTTCGAGCGTCACAACGAGCTGGACGACCTGATTGAAAAGGGTGAGAGCGGCCAGATCCCGATGGACGACGTTGAGATCGAAAAGCTGAAAAAAGAGAAGCTGCTGCTCAAAGACGAGGCGTACGCCGAGATCATCAAATATAAAAAAGATAACAACCTCTAA
- the dcd gene encoding dCTP deaminase has product MGLKADSWIREQALEHAMITPFCEDQVGKGVVSYGLSSYGYDIRVSDEFKIFTNLNSTVVDPKHFDDANVVDFKGDICIVPPNSFALARTVEYFKIPRDVLAICLGKSTYARCGIIVNVTPFEPEFEGHITIEISNTTPLPAKIYANEGIAQVLFLQGDEMCETSYGDKGGKYQGQEGITLPRILQ; this is encoded by the coding sequence ATGGGACTGAAGGCGGACAGCTGGATCAGGGAACAGGCGCTTGAACACGCCATGATTACGCCTTTTTGCGAGGATCAGGTAGGCAAGGGCGTTGTCAGTTACGGTCTGAGCTCCTACGGGTATGACATCCGCGTCAGCGACGAGTTCAAGATCTTTACGAACCTCAACTCCACCGTGGTCGACCCGAAACATTTTGACGATGCCAACGTCGTGGATTTCAAAGGCGATATCTGTATCGTTCCGCCGAACTCTTTTGCGCTAGCGCGGACCGTGGAGTATTTCAAAATCCCCCGCGACGTGCTGGCGATCTGTCTCGGAAAGTCCACCTACGCGCGCTGCGGGATCATTGTCAACGTGACGCCGTTCGAACCGGAATTCGAAGGCCATATTACGATCGAGATTTCCAACACCACGCCGCTGCCGGCGAAGATCTATGCCAACGAGGGGATCGCCCAGGTTCTTTTCCTCCAGGGGGACGAAATGTGCGAAACGAGTTACGGCGACAAGGGCGGAAAATACCAGGGCCAGGAGGGGATTACTTTACCCCGGATTTTACAGTAA
- the accB gene encoding acetyl-CoA carboxylase biotin carboxyl carrier protein — MDMRQIKALMQEFDESGLSKLKITKEGFEMELEKVIGAVAAPVAAPAPVAVPAAAPAAAPVAAAAPAPSVSGDEILSPMVGTYYAAPSPDSAPFVKVGDTVKKGQVIAILEAMKIMNELEAEFDCKVLDVLVSDGQAVEYDMPLFVVEKL, encoded by the coding sequence ATGGATATGAGACAGATCAAGGCATTGATGCAGGAATTTGACGAGAGCGGGCTTTCCAAACTGAAGATCACCAAAGAGGGATTCGAGATGGAACTGGAAAAAGTTATCGGAGCCGTCGCGGCACCGGTCGCCGCCCCTGCACCGGTCGCAGTACCGGCAGCTGCCCCCGCAGCCGCACCGGTCGCTGCTGCGGCGCCGGCCCCTTCTGTCAGCGGTGACGAGATCCTCTCCCCGATGGTCGGTACCTACTATGCAGCACCGTCGCCGGATTCCGCCCCGTTCGTCAAAGTCGGCGACACCGTGAAAAAAGGCCAGGTCATCGCCATCCTCGAAGCGATGAAGATCATGAACGAGCTCGAGGCAGAATTCGACTGTAAGGTCCTTGACGTCCTCGTCTCCGACGGCCAGGCGGTCGAATACGATATGCCGCTCTTCGTGGTAGAGAAGCTCTAA
- a CDS encoding acetyl-CoA carboxylase biotin carboxylase subunit — translation MAEIKRILVANRGEIALRAIRTIKEMGKEAVAVYSKGDKGAAYLELADAAICIGEAPSSASYLHIPAIISAAEVSGCDAIFPGYGFLSENQHFVEICAHHGIKFIGPTPEVMVLMSDKSKAKDVMIAAGVPVVPGSDGAITDIDDAKKRAREVGYPVILKAAQGGGGRGMRVVEDESYLENAFLAAESEAVTAFGDGTIYMEKFILNPRHIEVQIMADSHGNVIHVGERDCSMQRRHQKLIEESPAVALTPEVRERLHAAAVRATEYINYEGAGTFEFLLDANLDFYFMEMNTRLQVEHTVSEEVSGLDLIELMIRVAEGETLPKQEEIKLKGHAIECRITAEDPVKFLPSPGKIQEWIAPGGIGVRIDTHAHAGYIVPPTYDSMIGKLIVYGRDREHAIKRMHRALSEFTINGIRTTIPFHIKMMENDDFISNNFDTKYLENYKG, via the coding sequence ATGGCAGAGATCAAGCGTATCCTGGTCGCGAACCGCGGCGAGATCGCCCTGCGTGCCATCCGTACCATCAAAGAAATGGGCAAGGAAGCCGTCGCCGTCTACTCCAAAGGGGACAAAGGTGCCGCCTACCTTGAACTGGCCGACGCCGCCATCTGTATCGGTGAAGCGCCGAGCAGCGCCAGCTATCTGCATATCCCCGCCATCATCTCCGCCGCGGAAGTGAGCGGTTGCGATGCCATCTTCCCCGGCTACGGCTTTCTGAGCGAGAACCAGCACTTCGTCGAGATCTGTGCGCACCACGGCATCAAGTTCATCGGGCCGACGCCGGAAGTCATGGTGCTGATGTCGGACAAGTCCAAAGCCAAAGACGTCATGATCGCCGCGGGCGTCCCGGTCGTCCCGGGCAGCGACGGCGCCATCACCGATATCGACGATGCGAAAAAGCGCGCCCGCGAAGTCGGCTACCCGGTCATCCTCAAAGCCGCCCAGGGCGGCGGCGGACGCGGGATGCGCGTCGTCGAGGATGAGAGCTACCTTGAAAACGCTTTCCTGGCGGCGGAGTCCGAAGCGGTCACTGCGTTCGGCGACGGCACGATCTACATGGAGAAGTTCATCCTGAACCCGCGCCACATCGAGGTGCAGATCATGGCGGACAGCCACGGCAACGTCATCCATGTCGGCGAACGCGACTGCTCCATGCAGCGCCGCCACCAGAAGCTGATCGAGGAGTCCCCGGCCGTCGCCCTGACGCCGGAAGTCCGCGAACGCCTCCATGCCGCTGCCGTCCGCGCCACGGAGTACATCAACTACGAAGGCGCCGGTACATTCGAGTTCCTGCTCGATGCGAACCTGGATTTCTACTTCATGGAGATGAACACCCGTCTGCAAGTCGAGCACACTGTCTCCGAAGAGGTGAGCGGCCTTGACCTCATCGAACTGATGATCCGCGTCGCCGAGGGGGAAACACTCCCCAAACAAGAGGAGATCAAGCTCAAAGGCCATGCGATCGAGTGCCGCATCACGGCAGAAGACCCGGTCAAGTTCCTCCCGAGCCCGGGCAAGATCCAGGAGTGGATCGCCCCGGGCGGTATCGGCGTGCGTATCGACACCCATGCCCACGCGGGCTACATCGTCCCGCCGACCTACGACTCCATGATCGGGAAGCTGATCGTTTACGGCCGTGACCGCGAACATGCGATCAAACGCATGCACCGGGCGCTCAGTGAATTCACCATCAACGGTATCCGCACGACGATCCCTTTCCATATCAAAATGATGGAGAACGACGACTTCATCTCCAACAACTTCGATACGAAGTACCTCGAGAACTACAAGGGGTGA
- a CDS encoding Csu type fimbrial protein yields the protein MKTKPSTSLLSFSALLLLAGSTSVLAASKTNSFIVSANVPAVCNFNSVNDLSFGDYDPNTGTGLSAESTFNIRCTKNTDYTLALDAGGNSDRTMSGSATNTDTLAYELYQDAAHSQVWDATNTVTGTATGFASDITQTVYGNIPSSQDVLPDSYTDTVTITVSY from the coding sequence ATGAAAACGAAACCGAGTACATCCCTTCTTAGTTTCTCTGCACTGCTTCTGCTTGCAGGGTCCACCAGTGTTTTGGCCGCTTCTAAAACCAATTCATTTATCGTCTCGGCGAACGTACCCGCTGTGTGCAACTTTAATAGTGTCAACGATCTCAGCTTCGGTGATTACGATCCCAACACAGGAACAGGGCTGAGCGCCGAATCAACTTTCAATATCCGCTGTACAAAAAATACAGACTACACGCTTGCACTGGATGCGGGTGGCAACTCCGACAGAACCATGAGCGGCTCGGCAACCAACACCGACACGTTGGCGTATGAGCTTTATCAGGACGCTGCACACTCACAGGTATGGGATGCGACGAACACTGTCACCGGCACCGCCACCGGGTTCGCATCAGACATCACTCAAACAGTTTATGGCAATATTCCTTCTAGTCAGGATGTCCTGCCGGACAGCTACACCGACACGGTGACCATTACCGTCAGTTACTAA
- a CDS encoding fimbrial biogenesis chaperone — translation MSRALLAALLIGYTSLWAGFQVYPIRVYLDPETPVATVKVTNQSEEKRSFEVETMRWTQDANGSDRYDKDASLLAVPLLFTLEGKASQTVRITDLSPSGKKAQSAYRLFISELPAKHAEETGGLHMLFRVAIPVFITTAASTETLLTLDTIEKSPTTFNCWLRNDSSHFVRISKLYLVTAKGEHGVQVEPAKYLLPGSKASFNFTLDPGFTPSALHIFLEDGQRIELAI, via the coding sequence GTGAGTAGAGCGTTGCTTGCAGCATTGCTGATCGGCTATACCAGCCTGTGGGCAGGCTTCCAGGTCTACCCCATACGGGTTTATCTTGATCCGGAGACGCCGGTGGCAACGGTCAAAGTCACGAACCAATCCGAGGAGAAGCGCTCTTTCGAAGTGGAAACGATGCGCTGGACCCAGGATGCCAACGGCAGCGACCGCTACGACAAAGACGCCTCGCTTCTGGCGGTGCCCCTTCTCTTTACACTGGAGGGGAAGGCATCCCAAACGGTACGCATTACCGATCTCTCGCCCAGCGGGAAAAAAGCGCAATCGGCCTACCGCCTCTTTATCAGCGAACTCCCCGCGAAGCACGCCGAAGAAACGGGGGGGCTGCATATGCTTTTTCGCGTTGCCATCCCCGTCTTTATCACGACCGCCGCTTCGACGGAAACGCTCCTCACCCTTGACACCATCGAGAAATCACCGACAACGTTCAACTGCTGGCTTCGCAACGACTCATCGCATTTTGTCCGAATCAGCAAGCTCTATCTTGTGACAGCAAAAGGGGAGCACGGCGTGCAGGTTGAACCGGCAAAATATCTGCTCCCCGGCAGCAAGGCCTCCTTCAACTTTACGCTCGATCCGGGGTTCACCCCATCAGCGCTGCACATTTTCCTAGAAGACGGGCAGCGGATTGAACTGGCTATCTAG